The window GGTGACGACCCGGTACTGGTCGGCGAGCAACTCGCGGAGGGCGCTCCGGTCGCCGTCGTTGGTGACGAGCAACTGGATCGTGTCCTCGGACTCGTCCTCGAGGCCGGTCGGCGGGACCTGTCGGTATCCGTCGGCCGCACCGTCCTCGCCTTCCTCCTCGCCCTCGCCCTCGCCCTCTTCCTCGCGGTCGTCTCCGGTCGTCGGAGTCCCGCTGGGTCGGTCCGCGTCGCCGCTCATCGCTCACCTACTCCGCCGTCGATCTGCCGTTCTCGCGGTCGTCCCTGCAGGATGCCGGTGTGGCTCGTCACCGGCTCGCCGATCCGGACTCCCTCCGCGGTGATCTCGAACGTGCGCAGCGTCCGGTCGAACGGTCCCGCTCGTTTCTTCAACACGCCGATCACCTTCTCGAGTTCCCCGTCGGCCTCGAGGTAGCTGATGAAGACGATGTTGTCGGCGATGTAGCTGAGATTGGCGCTCGTGGCGTTCGACACGCCGGCGAGTTGCGGGATCTCGTCCGTGACCAGCACGGTGACGCCCCGGTTTTTCAGGTAGCGGGTCAGCGCGTGTAACTTCCGTACGAGTCGCTCCGTCCGGCCCTGCAGCGACATCGTGTAGCCGTCGATGCCGTCGATCATCACCACCTCGGCGTCCCCCCGTTCGACCCGCTCTCGAACCTCGTGGGCGAACTCCTCGGCGGACAGCGAGAGCGGTTCGATCGGTTCGACCGAGAGCGACCCCTTCTCGCGTAGGTCCGTGATCGGCAGCCCGACCGACTCCGACCGGTGCGTGAACGTGTCGACCCCTTCCTCGAAGAGGTAGAGGACGGCGTTCGTTCCCTCCGCCGCGGCCTGTGCGAGGAACTGCGCCGCCGTGGTCGTCTTCCCGGCCCCCGTCGGTCCGCTCACGAAGGTGACGGTGCCCGACTCGAGTCCGCCGCCGACGAGCTCGTCGAGCGCCTCGGTCCCCGATCCGAGCGGGTAGGGCTCGAACGACCGATCGTGGCGCTCGGGAACCAGCGCCGGGAACACGTCGACCCCGCCGTCCCTGATCTCCATCCCGTGGCTGCCGCGCTTCTGCCCGTAACCGCGGTGTTTGGTCACCCGGAGCCGTCGGCCACCGTCGCCACGCTCGAGTTCGATGACGCTGTCGCTCAACGACTGGACCTCGACGTCGTACTCGCCGTCGCCGGAGACCGTAGCCGTCGTGACGACGGTCGTGTCCCGTTCCTTGAGAAACCGCATGAGCGAGAGGATCCGCTTGCGGAACTGGTGCTCGTTGGGTTCGATGTATCGAAGTTGGGTGATAGGATCGATGACGACCCGCGCCGGATCGATCTCCCTGATCGCCTCGTGGATGTCCTGGGTGTACCGGTCGTGATCGACCTCGGCCGGATCGACGAGGTCGTACGACCGGTCCTCCGTGAAAAACTCCGACTCGGGCCCGAGGTCGAGAAACGCGGCGTCGGAGATGTCGATCCCGAGCCGCGAGCCGTTCGTGAGGATCTCCTCGCGTGACTCCTCGCCGTGGACGAAAAGCACCGTCTCGCCGCGCTCGAGTCCGGCCTCGAGGAAGTGCATCCCCAGGAGCGTCTTCCCGGTCCCCGGGCGGCCACAGACGAGGTAGAGCCGTCCGGTCACCAGTCCGCCCCGCAGGACGTCGTCCAGTCCGTCGATACCGCTGCGTATCCGTTCGGGTTCCCTGCTCGCGTTTTCGGTGCTGTCTGTCATGGATTCCAACCAGTCAATCGGTGCCGCGCGGCGCGGCGCCCTCTTCGAGTTCGGTTCCTCGACGATTCTCCCGGCGTCGACCCTGTCTGTCGCCCGCTCATTCCCGATCACCCGCAAGACGGAGCGAGACGGTGAAGACGCTCCCCTCGGGGTCGTTGTCCTCGACCCAGACGTCCCCGCCGTACTGCTCGACGAGCGTCCTGACGAGGTACAGGCCCAGCCCCGTCCCCGGGCTGTCGATGTCCGTCTCCCCCTTCCCGAACACCTCCGCCTTCCGGCTGTCGGGAATGCCGGGGCCGTTGTCGGCGACCCGGAGGACGACCCGGTCGTCCTCGACGTCCGCCGACGCCGTCACCCGCGGCTCGGCGGCGTCGTTGTGGACGATCGCGTTGACGAGCAGGTTGTCGACGACCGACGTCAACATGTCGTCGGCGACCACCGACACGTCGGGTACCGGTCCCTCGAGGGAGATCCGCGCGTCGGAGTAGCGGGCGCGTATCGCGTCGATCCGCGAGGTCAGGACCTGCGGCAACGCCACTGGCCGTCGTTCGTCGTCCCGCTCGAGCATCGTCTCGGTCAGATCGCGTGCGGTCTTGGTCAACTCGATGGCCTCCTCGGCCGACTCGAGGACCTCCGAGAGGTGTTCCTCGGCGTCGGACAGGTCAACGCCGGCGTTCGCGTCCGCGTCCGTGTTCGTGTCTGCGCCCGAGAGTCGATCGGCGAGCAACTGCGCCCGTCCCTTGACGACCTGCATGTCGTTGCGGACGTCGTGACGAACGACCTGATTGAGCAGGTCGAGCCTGTCGCGTTGCTCCTTGAGTTCGGTGACGTCCCGGGCATAGCCCAGGACCGCCGGCTCGCCCGTGCCGGCGACCTCGAACGGGATCTTCGTCGTCTCGATGAACAGCGTCCGACCGTCCGCGGCCGTCAGTTCCTCCTCCGGGACGTGTTTGGGCTCCATCGACTCGATGACCTCGCGGTCGTCCACCCGGAAGGCGTCCGCCTGTGCCGCCGACTCGAGCAGTTCCGCGTCGGTTT of the Halobiforma lacisalsi AJ5 genome contains:
- a CDS encoding ATPase domain-containing protein translates to MTDSTENASREPERIRSGIDGLDDVLRGGLVTGRLYLVCGRPGTGKTLLGMHFLEAGLERGETVLFVHGEESREEILTNGSRLGIDISDAAFLDLGPESEFFTEDRSYDLVDPAEVDHDRYTQDIHEAIREIDPARVVIDPITQLRYIEPNEHQFRKRILSLMRFLKERDTTVVTTATVSGDGEYDVEVQSLSDSVIELERGDGGRRLRVTKHRGYGQKRGSHGMEIRDGGVDVFPALVPERHDRSFEPYPLGSGTEALDELVGGGLESGTVTFVSGPTGAGKTTTAAQFLAQAAAEGTNAVLYLFEEGVDTFTHRSESVGLPITDLREKGSLSVEPIEPLSLSAEEFAHEVRERVERGDAEVVMIDGIDGYTMSLQGRTERLVRKLHALTRYLKNRGVTVLVTDEIPQLAGVSNATSANLSYIADNIVFISYLEADGELEKVIGVLKKRAGPFDRTLRTFEITAEGVRIGEPVTSHTGILQGRPRERQIDGGVGER